The DNA sequence TTttcgcgccatgctttCCATTCCTCGACCATGCGCTGGTACACCTCGCGgtgtgcaagcgcctgGCTGTTTTGCTCCGCCTCATCCTCCTGGTCGAAGACCTTGGAGAACTCGCGGAGGTTCCTGCGCACACGCTTCTGCTCGTCCTTGCTCAAAAGCGACCTGGGCCGCGGCCGCCAGAGGATCTGCTTGAACTGGTCGAGCACATGCTTCTGCAGCTCGGTGCCGCGGAAATCCCAGATTGCATACCCATGCTCggtcgagcggcgccagaGACTTGCGCTGGTCGTCACGTACCGCCCACTGGGGTCCCACTCGACGTCTGTGATGCTGTAGTGCTCCGCATTTCCAATCATCTTCACCTCCTCGAGCAGATCGGGATTATTCGAGTTTTGACGGACATCACTGTTAAAGTCGACATCGTACCACTCCAAGTCAAACTTTTGTGTAGAGCCGAGCGTAGCGGCAAGCAGGTgtttgccgcgcggcgaccaGAACAGCGCATTGCACGTCTTGTTGTCAAACGCCTTGAGCTGGCGGAAATTGCCACGTGGATGGAGGTGGTAGAAGAGCAGTTGCGTTTTGAGCGAGATGCCGGGCGAGACGATGCCAAAGTTGGGGTCGTTTGTGGAGATGACGCTAAAGTGCGAGCCCTGCGGCTCCCACGCAAACGCCATAACGGGGTCCTTAAGCTCGATCGTCTCGACAGGGAAATCCTTCTCGCGCATACGGAAGATTTCAAAGTTGCTGAATACCGTCTTTTTCGTGCGCGTTTGGCGGTCGACCTTGACGCAGAGATAGTCGCCCTGGGGGTGCCAGTGGAGCTTGCAGTCTGCAACGTTGAACAGATTCTTGGACCGCAAAAGCTCGCGCTTCGGGATACTCATCACGGCCACACGCGCCGGCTGGTTCTGCATCTCTGGCTGCCAGTAGCAGAGCATATTATCGCGCGGTTTCTTGAAGCTTTTCGGCAGCTCGCGGTTCGCGCGGTCGTTCCAGATCTCAAGCGTCTCCTTGTCTTTGTCTCCGAGCGGACACCACTCAAAGTCGACCACGCCATCGATTTTGATGCTCTTGTGGTCGAGCAGGcccatgcgcggcggctcGTACACGCTGATAAACTTGCCAGGCGTGACCTTGGCGCAGTACTGGCTGTCCCCGCTCCACTTGAGGAACGGCCAGCTGAAACCCTTGGTCACGGCGCCATTTTCTGCCGCGCTCTCTTCCTGCACGACAGCAAAAGTGCGCAGCAAGTGGCCAGTGCGCACATCCCATATCGCGACGCGGTTCCCTTGGTCCTCTGCGCTGAAAAACTGGGGaccctgcggcgcattctcCGGGACTTGGATTGGCTCGGGAGCCCAAGTCACCATGTATTTCTCGTCGGGGCTAAAGTCCACCAGGCGGACACCAGGGTGGGGGTATCGCATAATCCGCtcccacgccgcgccaccCCACAGGGCGATTCCCTGCAAGTGAAAGGTAGCCAGGTACGTGCCGTGCGGGGACCACTGCACGTACGATTCcgtccagcgcgtgcggctgTGCACAATTTCCGGCTGAGACGACTTGTTGTGCCATCCAATCTGCACGTCGTCATGGTGGCACATGGCCAGCTGGTCACGGCACGCTGGATCTGCGAGCCAGGACCGAAGGTTTCCACGCTGTTGGTACTCTTCCTGCTCCGGCTCGACAAACgtctcgtccagctcggcgaggcgctcaatGTCCGTAAAGCGGTTCACCGCGAAACGGTGCTTCTTGTCGAACGCATACCCGTCCATAGTGCGGATCGCATGCACGGCCTCATCAACATCCGCAAGCTCTGCAATAACGTATCCCTTGGACTCGCCGCCGTCACCGTATGGGATATGAAAGTACTCGAGCGGCacctcgagctcggccTGCGTGCGAAAACGCTTCTGGATCGCCTCAACAAGACGCTGTTCTTTGGCAGGAGTAATCACAGGCACTCCGTGTATGATAATCACATTGTCCAGACTTTCGTCTAGCGGCACATGGTACTTTGCCTCGATGTCCGAGTAGTCGAGTTCGTCCATCGTACCGCTTcgagagcgccgcgccgctttttcttcgccgcgcaaaagtCACGTGCACACGCCAAAAAAAAGTGGACGGGCGCACTTGCTCTGTACCATGGGCAAGCACGACAAAAAGTCGGGCAAGGGCCGTTTGGACAAGTTCTACTGGCTTGCCAAAGAGCAGGGCTACAGGGCACGTTCAGCATTTAAGCTCGTGCAGCTGAACAAAAAATATGGGTTCCTCGAGAATGCACACTGCTGCATCGATTTGTGCGCCGCCCCAGGTGGCTGGCTCCAAGTCGCGAGCAAGCATATGCCGCCGCACAGCCTAATTGTTGGCGTGGATTTGGTACCGATCAAGCCAATCCCGCGATGTATCACGTTTGCCGAAGATATCAATTCGTTAAAGTGCCGTGACCAGCTGCGTGCAAATTTAAAAGACTGGAGTGCAGACGTCGTACTTCACGACGGTGCACCGAATGTCGGTGCCGCATGGGTCCAAGACGCATATGCACAGTCGGAACTGACGCTCCAGGCGCTTCGGCTTGCAGTCGAGTTTCTCACGCCGGGCGGCACATTCGTGACCAAAGTATTCCGGTCCAAGGACTATAACAATTTGATGTGGGTATTTAACCAGCTCTTCCACCACGTTGAGGCGACCAAGCCACCGTCCTCGCGTAACGTATCTGCCGAGATTTTCGTTGTGTGCCAGCGGTTCAAGAACATCGCACGGATCGACCCCAAGTTTCTCGATCCGCGCTTTGTGTTCAAAGAGCTGGACACGGCAAAGAGCGAGGAAATGAATGGCGTAAGCTCACACAATCTTTTGGAGAATGTAATGAACCCAGAAaaagtgcgccgcaagcgtgAAGGTTACGAAGATGGCAACTATACCCTGTACAAGACGATTGGCGCCGATGCATTTatccgcggcgcagacgctATTGCGATGCTTGGCACGTACAACCGCATTACGTTTGATACCGACGCGGACAAGGCGCTTCTTTCCAATCCAGCCACGACGGCGGATATCAAAGCAAACTGCGAGGATCTCAAGCTTTTGGGACGCGGCGACTTTGCGACACTTTTCAAGTGGCGTAAAACGattcgcgcggcgatgcaaaTGGACCGCCCCACAACAGACGAGAGTGTTGAGGCACAAACGGTCGAGATTGAGCCGATGAATGAGGAAGAGGCGATTGACGAGGAGCTTGTGCGTCTTAAAGAGGAAGCAGCGAAGCGCACAAGGAAAGATCGCCGCAGGCGgaacgaggcgcgcaacaAGACGCTGCAGAAATTACAGCTGAATATGACCACCAATATGGACATCGGCCAGGACTGGACGGACGATGCATTGAACGGCGGCGACGAAATGTTTAGTCTCGATCATGTCGAGGGCAAgtcgggcgctgcgcgcaatgcgaaCTTGCTAGATGCGGCAGATGCAGTTTCGGATGAAGAGGAGGCACCGAGCGCAGAGGAAAGCGACGACGACAGCGAACCCCTCGACGATCgcgagcgacgcgctttgGAGCTGGAAGCGGGCATGGATGCAATGTATAAGCAGTACCAGGAGCATTTACAGATGCGCGACGCTAAATTCCGCGCAAGggaggcgcggcgcaagtcTGGCAAGTACGAAGAGTGGGGCGGAATCGATGCCGAGAAGAAGgagagcgacgaggagTCGGACGGAGGCGAAGAGGGCTTTGATTCCGTCAATCGCCGCAAGTTCCACGAGGATACGTACGATTCAGACGATGCagaggacgacgaggatgaGCGTGCTGAGCTGCAAGGGACCAAGGTTGAAAATCCGCGCAAGAAGCATGCTGTACAAGCGTCGCTGCTTACTTCACTCGAGTCCAACGAAGAGGTTGGGCTGCGCAAAaatgcagcgtcgtcgCTTTGGTACGATAATCCCATCTTTCAGGATATGATCCCTATGGAATCGTTTGCATCGGGTCAGCACGACCAAgaggaagacgaggaggaggaggaagagggccaagaagaggacgacgaagaagagggCCAAATCGAGGAAGACGAAGCTGAGGACGAGGTCGAGGAGGAAAACAGCGACCAAGCATATGACAATGACCTCGAGATCGTGCCTTCTGAATATGCTACCACCGTTCCCGACGGGGCCTGGGATATCAACGACGAAGACATCGACGCAAAGAAACATGCTCGCATTGCCAAGCATGGCCTGCACACCGAAGAggccgcgtcgcttgcaCATGCACTTGTCAACCGCCAAATGACCAAGTCGGATTTGATCGACCGCGGCTTTAGCAAGCATCACTTCAACGACAAGATCGGCGCGCCCGAATGGTTCCTCGAAGACGAAAACAAGCATTACCGCGCGAATATTCCCATTTCAAAAGAGGCCGTAGAGGCGCTTCGCGCCAAACaacgcgcgctggacgctAGGCCCATCAAGAAGGTCGCAGAGGCAAAGGCACGCAAGAAGCACCGCGTGGCCATGCGCCTGGAAAAAGCACAGAAACGTGCCGATGCGATCAACGAAAACACAGAATTATCGGAGCGCGAGAAGGCCGAGAACATCAACAAGATCATGGCCAGGAATATGGCGAAGAAGGCCGGCGCAGAGCACAAGGCGCCGCAGTTGGTCGTTGCCAAAGGCGTAAATCGCGGCGTCAAGGGCAGGCCTAAAGGGACCAAGGGCCGGTACAAGATGGTCGATCCGCGTATGAAGAAGGAGCTGCGTGCAAACAAGCGTGTAGCCCAGCGCGATGGCAAACGCCGCAGCTCCGGCCACAAGAACCGCCGTATCCCCAATGGATACTGATAGCTATGTAGGAATGCACACCAAACCAAGGCACTCGGGATAAATGTTAGACGCTGCTTGACTACCCATGGCAAAAAAGGCGCGTCGCTATTTTTTTGTGCGCTATACAGCTACCAAAAGCGGGCACttttgtgcagcgcatacCGTTCCTTTTGAGTAGAGCAGTGTTTACTCTTCGGTCTCCTCGGCCTCTTCGTCATCGTACGAGACGTTGAAGAACTTGATCTCGAAGCCGGGCTTGCTGGTCGCAACGACACGGAGCCAGTCGCGGAGCTCGGCACGCTTAAGGAACTTTTTGGTCAGATACTTAAGGTAGCGCTTCGAAAAGGGAATCGTGGTCTTAACCCAGATCTTCCCCTCACCCTCACGCACGATCTGCACGACATCGCCGAGCTGGCCGGCCTTGCCATTGACCTTGATGCGGTCGTGCAGGAACTTCTCAAAAGCGTCGCCGTCCAAAACATTGTCGCTGGCCGGGCCAGAGAAGTCGATGAAAAAGCTGTTGCCCTTGGAAGTGCCCTTGGAGGCACCAGTGCCGACAATCTTGTTAGACTTGGTAACAGCCATAATGAATCAATGGAGCAGCCTACTGTGCGACAGCAAAGCGTGAAGCAAGCAaaatgccgcgcagcagaaCTACAAAAGTAGAAACACGTGACCGCCCACGTGGTTAAGACCCGCGTATCGCAAAAAAGTGGCATCGGCCTTTCCGAGCGGCATGGCGGAGAGCACGGAATACATGATCAAGCCTGACGGCACCGGCCAGCAGCTAAACTTTTCAGATtggccgctgctgctcaaAAACTACGACAAGCTCTTGGTGCGTACGAACCACTTTACGCCGATTCCCCACGGCTGCTCTCCCCTGAGCCGCGACTTGCCGTCGTATGTGAGCAGCGGTGTGATCAACCTGGACAAGCCGTCGAACCCCTCGTCGCACGAGGTCGTCGCTTGGATCCGCCGCATTTTGCGTGTGGAAAAAACCGGTCACTCTGGCACGCTCGACCCGAAAGTGACGGGCTGCTTGATTGTGTGCATTGACCGCGCCACGCGGCTTGTGAAATCGCAGCAGGGTGCCGGAAAAGAGTACgtcgctgtgctgcgcctgcatgaAAAGCTTccggacgctgcgcagcttccGCGTGTGCTCGAGACGCTTACAGGCGCGCTCTTCCAGCGCCCCCCGCTGATTTCTGCCGTAAAGCGCCAGCTGCGTATCCGCACGATTTACGAATCCAAGCTTCTCGAGTTTGACAATGACCGCCATCTTGCCGTGTTCTGGGTGAGCTGCGAGGCGGGCACGTATATCCGCACGCTCTGTGTACACCTTGGGCTGCTCCTCGGTGTTGGCGGCCACATGCAGGAACTTCGTCGCGTCCGTAGCGGTGCGCTCAGCGAGAGCGACAGTATTGTGACGATGCACGATGTGCTGGATGCGCAGTGGCTGTACGACAACCAGCGGGACGAGTCCTATCTGCGCCGTGTAATCCGCCCACTCGAGACCCTCTTGGTGGGCTATAAGCGCATTGTCGTCAAGGACAGCGCAGTCAATGCCGTGTGTTACGGCGCGAAACTCATGATTCCCGGCCTCTTGCGCTTTGAGGCCAATATCGAGCTGAACGAGGAGGTGGTTTTGATCACGACCAAGGGTGAAGCGATTGCCCTTGCGATTGCGCAGATGTCTACAGTGGACCTCTCTACCTGCGACCACGGCGTAGTGGCCAAAGTCAAGCGCTGCATTATGGAGAGGGACACGTACCCCCGCCGCTGGGGCCTTGGCCCGCGGGCGCTCGAGAAGAAGAAGCTTGTCAAGGAAGgcaagctcgacaagcaTGGCCACGAAATCGATGGCGTGACGCCCGAAAAGTGGTCGAAAGAGTATGTGGACTACTCGCACACCGAGGCTGCTGGCGCTGAAGTGGCGCAAGAGCCCGCTGTCGAGGCTAGCAACGAGCTAcagaagaagcgcaaggccgacGATGCGACGGAAGAGGACACGCAAGAGacggacgaggagcgcaagtgccgcaAGAAAGAGAAGAAGGAGGCGAAGAAGGCCAAAGAGGCGGTGGACGAGGAGAAGAAGGAGAAGAAGGAGAAGAAGGAGAAGAAGGAGAAGAAGGAGAAAAAGGAGAAAAAGAGCGAGTGATGCGTAGTTCTGTCGCTTGTTGCTATTCTATATCTGTAATACTACGTCCCTATGCATCTTTCCCCACACGGTACTTGGATAAATCCGTATCCGGTCTGTGGTCAGCTTTGCCTGTATACATACTCCAGTTGCCCATTCACAGGAtttcgccgtgcgctgaAAAAGGTATAGTTTAGTATAACATCCTTGACGTCGCGCGTTTCTCCATCCTCGAGCATGTCCTTGTCCAGGAAGAAGAATACGGGCAAGTCAATCACTTCGCCCGCAAGCAGCTTTTGCTCCTCAAAGCAGAAGCATTCAATCTTGGCAAAGTACGGGGCGATCTGCGGTGAGAGCACTGCAACAACACGTACTCGATCCGGGACGACATTGTACGTCGCAATGCCAATAATATCCTTGTCCGAGTAGTTGTGTGCTTTAAAAAACGTGAGCGCCGTTTCGCCCGGAAGTACATAGATTTCGGGCTGCTCTGGCACAAAGGACCAAGGAATCTGGTCAGAGTGCGTCGCACTGAACGAGATGCGGATGCGTTCCGTGTCCTTGGTCTCGTTGAACGGGTCACTGTACGTGGGGTGCAGGCGTGATGCATCCGAGTAGCGCTCCCGATCGGTCATGGGCGTGCCAGAATACCCtgtggcggcgcaaaatgcACGGTAGAGCGGCACAGCGGCATAGCTTAGCCCAAGCGTCAGGATAAGCTGTGGTCAGCAGCGCTATGCACGTACGCCGGCCGTGGAATACAACAGCGTCGTCTGGTTCCGCATCTTGAGTTCGCGCATGCGGTGTTGGTAttgagcagcgcgggcCTTGTGTAGGTCCCCATTGGATACGTATCGCAGCTGGCTACGTAGTGGtgtgcgcagtgcgggGTATCCGTGgcgtgcaggcacgcgGCTAATCCTGAACATGACacgcagcaagcggcgatgcaatgcaagcggcgctacattttggcggcgcacgtGAGCCCGACGAGCCACGCCCGTGGGACAGCTAGTGTAATGTTCTTTTGGTGTGATCCTATATTGGCATAGCAAAGATTCTGGTAGTGCAGAGCTCCCGCTGGATGAACAATCACAGGGACTATATGACTCCGCCAGTACATTTCCCATCCGAGTGGCGCACGCATACACGCTCAAATCGGTACACTGTCCTGCGAGGATATACAAAAAGGGCGTTTGCGGCCCTCTCCAACGCGTCTCTTGCACGCCAAGGATACACGTGCTGAGCGGAAAACAAGACCCAGACATGGTGTACCCCGTAGCATTTTAGCGGTTCGACTTGGCCACACGCTCCAACTCGTCCTTCTTCTTGATGGCAAACGAGTTCGATGAGCCCTTGGCCGCGTTGATGAGCTCATCAGCGAGGCACTCGGCGACCGTCTTGACGTTGCGGAAGGCAGACTCGCGCGTGCCGGTGGCAAGGAGGTAAATAGCCTGGTTCACACGGCGGAGCGGCGAGACATCGACGGCCTGGCGACGGACAGTGCCTTGGGAGCCGATACGCGTGGAGTCCTCACGGGGGCCCGTGTTGATGATTGCGTCCACGAGAACCTGGATGGGGTTGGCATCGGTGAGGAGGTGCACAATCTCGAAAGCGTGCGCAACGATGCGGACGGCCATGAGCTTCTTGCCGTTGTTGCGGCCGTGGAACATGAGCGAGTTGACCAACCGCTCGACAATGGGCAtttgcgccttgcggaACGACTTGTGCGCGTAGCGGCCCGCAGTGTGCGGGGTGTAGACCGCATTGCGGAGGGAGATGTAATCGGTGAGCGAGATGTCCTTGACCTCAATGTCCTGCGTCTCCCACTTGCCAAAGAGACGCACGGAGCCGGTCTCGGGGATGGAGAGCACAGCAATGTTCTCTGTGGCGCGTTAGTATTCTAGAGTGGGGTACGTACTGGGAACGCCAACCACAGCCATATTTGTTCAATAAACGAGTCACGAAAGCTTCTTCTGTTATCCGTCGAGGCTGAGCTGGTCTAGTGCGCCAGTCAGTCCAAGCCTTGAAGAAGTGATGTCGGTAAGAGTTGAGCGTCGCTGCGgtgggcgtgcgcgctACACGCACGTGATACAGCAAAACTATGCACCAACACACGTGATATAGACAAGATACAGGACTACGGGGGCAGGTGGGGCCGGAGCACGACCACGTGCTTGTCCGCTTGGGccagcgcgagctcgtcggTGTCCTcgctggcgcgcttgtgccacgcaatgtcgagcacggcgccgccgccctgATACGTAtgcagcgtctcgccgTCCTGTGGTTAGTGTGTGTATAGTACATACAGAAATACGTGTGATGGCTGTCCGCGCGTCGATTCCACCCGTAGCGAGGTACTGTCCGGAAGGGCTGAAACAAAGAGCATATACGCTCTGGTCGTGCGCGCTGATTACACGGATACATTCCCCCGTATCTGCGTTCCAAATACGTGCCGTGTGGTCAAAGCTTGCCGTCGCAAGCATGCGCGGGCGATCGGGATGCGTGGTGTTTGGCCCTGTAGGACACCACGCAAGTGCGTACAGTTCCTTGGTGTGACCACGCAAGCGGAAGCGCAGACCCTTCTCCGCATTGGTCCGCGCGTCTGtgtcttgcgctgcacgcgcgctcggcgcgtcCACCGCCCAGATACACGCCGTGCCGTCGTCCGACGCACTCGCGAGCAGCGTGTGCGACGGATCGAACTGGATCGAGTTCACCTCGTCCGTGTGCCCCCTAAACGActgcagtgcgcgcggctcgccgagcttgcaGAGATGGATCGCATTGTCCGCAGAACACGTGGCAAACATACCGTTTGCAGCCGTGCCGAGCCACTGCACGTCCAACACATTGTCGGCGTGGAGGCTAAACTGCTGGCGGACGCGGCCTCTCCCCACGTCCCACACAATGGCTGTGCCGTCGCCACTGCCCGTGAGCAAGAGATTCCCTTGGCTGttccagcgcacggcaaagATGGGCCCCTGGTGCATAGACATGACGAGGTGCAGGTCGCCCTGGGGCGTCCAGAGCCGCAAGATGCCGTCGTGCGAGCCAGAAGCGAGCAGCGTTCCGTCTGGATtccacgcaagcgccgcgatgtTCTTCGCCTGCGTCGGCGGGAGGTGCTTGCACACAGCCGGCATTTCCATGGGGCTCGCATGCAAGTCCCAAATACGTACCGTCGCgtcgcctgcgccgctcgcaagcAGTCCAGGCACGGCGGGGTTCCATGCTGTGACGAATACCTCGGAGGCGTGCCCGTGCAGTACTGTGACGTCGGGCGACGTGTACGAGGTGGGTGCTTTATTCTTCTTCGCGAGCTTGtcggtgctgctgctttcGGGGCGTGCCTCGAGGCTCGGTTCtgtcttggcgcgcttctcgcgcgcgggcgcgggcgcgggcgctgggctgcgcttgtgcggcggcgccggctCCCTTGCCTCGCCGATGGCCAtgggcgtgcgcgatgGTGCATCCCGTACACTCCGGTGCTCTACCTCGtgcgtctgtgcgcccGCATCGATTCTATTCTCTGCACGCGCCCTCGTCTCTGCCCCCGGCGTCAATCCGCGCTTCACCGCGTCCGGACCGTGGAGCGCAATCAGCGGGTCCGGCACAACCTGGTCCGCATTCTGTGCAAGCACCTGGCGCTCCGCAGTCGCGTACAGGAGCCCCCGCTGCAAGTAGCCCAGCAGCTGTGCGGGCTGAACAaccgccgcgtgcgccgccggcacattgtccagccgcgcctcgtgccgcagcgcaaaacATGTGTGCAGAAACCCCGATTCCTTGAGGTAGTGGTAGATCAGTAGATTGACCTCCGATGCGGAGaactgcggcgcatgctccgaCGCGGATCCCATTCCCAAGCGGACAcaagccgcggcgcgcgccgcgacgacgacgacgacggcTGACTAAACACACggccagcggcggcgcccCCCCAGCGGTTTGTTATGGACGAGTCGTTGCGggcgcttcgcgcgcgcgccacgtcGCTTCCTGTGGGCGCACGCGTGCTGGTGGGGCTGCTTGTTGCATTTTCgacgctgcttgctgcaCTGCGTGAGCTGGGTATTCTGCAGCTGAACCGCGTCGTAATAGGGAGCGCGTTGCATTACCCCTACTTGGTCCTTATCCCTGGCGCGAGTCTTTGGTTCCCCTGGACGCTGGTGACTGCAGGATTTTGCGAGACAAGTGTGATAGAGTTTGCAGTGTCGCTTGCCACTATTccgtttgcggcgcagtacCTGGAGCGGTTCTGGGGCGCGCACGAGCTGCTCCGCTTCTCGGTGGTGATCATGGTTGTTTCGAACGTGATTGCCGCTTTTCTATCGCTGCTCCTCTACATTGTGTTCCAGAGCAACACTGCTGCATTTAAGACACAGTTCCACGggatgcaggcgctgcagagcgcgtACCTTGtcgcatttgcgcagcgcattccCCAACACCAGCTGAAGCTCTTCAGCGCGCGGTTCGCGATTTCCGTGCGGGATCTGCCGATGCTGTACGTGGGTGTATCAAACGTGATGTGCCTGCTTGGGTATACCTCGCCGTGGATGCTTATCCAGTTTGGGTGGCTCGCGTCCTGGCTCTATCTGCGGTTCTACCAGCTGGAcgagcacggcgtgcgtggcgaTGCAACCGAAGCATTTGCGTTCAAGTACTGGTTCCCTTCTTTTGTGCAGTACGTGGCGCGACCTCACCACTTACCACAGGCCGTACGTAGGCATGCTTGCCGATTTTGTGCATGGCCACGCGGCACGGCTCgggctcgtgcgcgagacggTGGCGTACACCGACTTGGAGCTCAATGTCGacgagcctgcgccactCGACGCAGcgggaagcggcgcgcgtgccgaggccgagcgccggcgcgcacttgcaCTCGAAGCGCTCGACCAGCGGATGGCCAACGAGACGGACACGAGCGAATCGCCGcgtagcgcagcgccgataTTTGCCGTGGAaggcgacgaggagcgcgcgtAGGCATCGATAGCAGCACAGTGCATACCCACGAGTACATAAGACACGTTTGGCCTCCGTCGATTCCTTTTTATCGTACATGCTAGGGTATCGTCTACGTATCCACGCGCCCTGCAACCACATCCCGCACCAgtccaagcagcgctttgcggtacgcgcggcgctccgcgACCAGCGTACGGCCGCGCgtggcaaagcgcgacgcgtggCTGTTTTCCTGCTgcagacgccgcgcttcctgcagcgtgccattgtgtggcgcgcggcgcagcatcttgTCCACGTAGTTgcccgcgcggcgcagcatacGCCGCATCCGATAGTCGGGCACGaggccgcgcgcaaggcacgcctGGAAGaattgctgcgcgccgaggtactcgtgcgcctgcatcaGCAGCTGGAAATGCTGCACGACACTCGCGGGCCGCGCCACGTCCACGGCAGCgttcggcgcgccgcgcatgagCCAGTGGGGAATGCCCAGCACGTCCTGggccgcttgcgcgcgcgcggcaagcgcaagcgtgtcGTAGAGGTGTGCGTCGGGCGTGAggttgtgcttgcgcatgtcttgcagcgtgtgctggacggcgcgccagtCGGATTCTGCAGCGTACATCgacgcaaggtgcgcgtACATGGCATGCGTCGGCGCAATAttccacgcacgctgcgccgtgtcCAGGAGCCAGAGcacctcggcgccgcggcgcgctttgcagaGTGCGTGCACAAGGGGGAGGagatgcgcggcggtggGCCGGATGCCAgcgtcgaggagcgcgcaaAACTCTCGCTGGAGCGCGTGTGTGTCGCCGAGGGCTGCAGAcacggcgaggcgcgccgcagacgGCGGCTCGGGCGCAGGGGGAGGTGTGCATGGCGCGTCCTGCGCCCGGAACCCGCGCGCCAACGCGTCGGGAGcgggctgcagcgccgtgtcgcgcacccagacgtgcagcgccgcgggcgtgtgctgctcgcGGCGAACGCTCCGGTCGcggagcacggcgagctctgcacgcgcgttaaagccaagcgcggcaagcgcgtcgcacaGCTTGGCCtgccgcaccgcgctgggAAGCGCACCGGTGGACGAGCGGCCGCCGCACCATGCGACCGGCGCggccagcgcggcgctcatCTCCTGGacttgcgcacgcggcgtgtcgagcgcgtcgacgaggagcgccgcgagcgcgcgccggactCTGCCGCCGGGCTTGATGccgtacgcgcgcgcgtcgttgaggactgcacgcgcgagcgaagcgtcgtgcagcgccccGGCGCACtcgaggagcgccgcagtgcacgccgagttgcgctgcacacacGCCGCGGGCACCGCAGGTGCTtggtctgcagcgcacgcagcgcgccacggcgcaccGAGGACGTGGGCGCCAAAggccatgccgcgcgcaggcatgccgctgcgtgcatACGCCTGCACGACACCCGCGGCGGCATGGTGgagcgccatgcgcgctgcgtcgcgctttggcaccttgcgccgctcttcgACAGGaacgcgcggcgtggcgtgcggcgcggcgtgcagcgccgcacggaagaaggcgagcgcggcgagcggcatgccgcgccgccccgCCCACGTCGACGCGAGGCCGAGTGTGTGCGGCAGTGGATGCACCCTTGCGacattttgcgcggcgcgcggaatCGCGTGCTGCACGTCGAGGTGCTCGCTGCCCGG is a window from the Malassezia vespertilionis chromosome 7, complete sequence genome containing:
- the CBF5 gene encoding centromere/microtubule-binding protein cbf5 (BUSCO:EOG0926273Q; COG:J; EggNog:ENOG503NVVD), translated to MAESTEYMIKPDGTGQQLNFSDWPLLLKNYDKLLVRTNHFTPIPHGCSPLSRDLPSYVSSGVINLDKPSNPSSHEVVAWIRRILRVEKTGHSGTLDPKVTGCLIVCIDRATRLVKSQQGAGKEYVAVLRLHEKLPDAAQLPRVLETLTGALFQRPPLISAVKRQLRIRTIYESKLLEFDNDRHLAVFWVSCEAGTYIRTLCVHLGLLLGVGGHMQELRRVRSGALSESDSIVTMHDVLDAQWLYDNQRDESYLRRVIRPLETLLVGYKRIVVKDSAVNAVCYGAKLMIPGLLRFEANIELNEEVVLITTKGEAIALAIAQMSTVDLSTCDHGVVAKVKRCIMERDTYPRRWGLGPRALEKKKLVKEGKLDKHGHEIDGVTPEKWSKEYVDYSHTEAAGAEVAQEPAVEASNELQKKRKADDATEEDTQETDEERKCRKKEKKEAKKAKEAVDEEKKEKKEKKEKKEKKEKKEKKSE
- the COX11 gene encoding Cytochrome c oxidase assembly protein cox11, mitochondrial (EggNog:ENOG503NW27; COG:O), giving the protein MTDRERYSDASRLHPTYSDPFNETKDTERIRISFSATHSDQIPWSFVPEQPEIYVLPGETALTFFKAHNYSDKDIIGIATYNVVPDRVRVVAVLSPQIAPYFAKIECFCFEEQKLLAGEVIDLPVFFFLDKDMLEDGETRDVKDVILNYTFFSARRNPVNGQLEYVYRQS
- the RPS5 gene encoding ribosomal protein S5 (COG:J; EggNog:ENOG503NVCP), translated to MAVVGVPKNIAVLSIPETGSVRLFGKWETQDIEVKDISLTDYISLRNAVYTPHTAGRYAHKSFRKAQMPIVERLVNSLMFHGRNNGKKLMAVRIVAHAFEIVHLLTDANPIQVLVDAIINTGPREDSTRIGSQGTVRRQAVDVSPLRRVNQAIYLLATGTRESAFRNVKTVAECLADELINAAKGSSNSFAIKKKDELERVAKSNR
- a CDS encoding uncharacterized protein (EggNog:ENOG503NXE8; COG:B) gives rise to the protein MGSASEHAPQFSASEVNLLIYHYLKESGFLHTCFALRHEARLDNVPAAHAAVVQPAQLLGYLQRGLLYATAERQVLAQNADQVVPDPLIALHGPDAVKRGLTPGAETRARAENRIDAGAQTHEVEHRSVRDAPSRTPMAIGEAREPAPPHKRSPAPAPAPAREKRAKTEPSLEARPESSSTDKLAKKNKAPTSYTSPDVTVLHGHASEVFVTAWNPAVPGLLASGAGDATVRIWDLHASPMEMPAVCKHLPPTQAKNIAALAWNPDGTLLASGSHDGILRLWTPQGDLHLVMSMHQGPIFAVRWNSQGNLLLTGSGDGTAIVWDVGRGRVRQQFSLHADNVLDVQWLGTAANGMFATCSADNAIHLCKLGEPRALQSFRGHTDEVNSIQFDPSHTLLASASDDGTACIWAVDAPSARAAQDTDARTNAEKGLRFRLRGHTKELYALAWCPTGPNTTHPDRPRMLATASFDHTARIWNADTGECIRVISAHDQSVYALCFSPSGQYLATGGIDARTAITRISDGETLHTYQGGGAVLDIAWHKRASEDTDELALAQADKHVVVLRPHLPP
- a CDS encoding uncharacterized protein (EggNog:ENOG503NVED; COG:S; TransMembrane:5 (o17-36i48-70o82-99i111-134o195-216i)), coding for MDESLRALRARATSLPVGARVLVGLLVAFSTLLAALRELGILQLNRVVIGSALHYPYLVLIPGASLWFPWTLVTAGFCETSVIEFAVSLATIPFAAQYLERFWGAHELLRFSVVIMVVSNVIAAFLSLLLYIVFQSNTAAFKTQFHGMQALQSAYLVAFAQRIPQHQLKLFSARFAISVRDLPMLYVGVSNVMCLLGYTSPWMLIQFGWLASWLYLRFYQLDEHGVRGDATEAFAFKYWFPSFVQPYVGMLADFVHGHAARLGLVRETVAYTDLELNVDEPAPLDAAGSGARAEAERRRALALEALDQRMANETDTSESPRSAAPIFAVEGDEERA